A region of Sulfurovum sp. DNA encodes the following proteins:
- a CDS encoding RNA methyltransferase, translating into MVIYGKQVCFYALEHHPDKVQTVYIAKKGILPQILFHQFHDKIKFLEEKWAQSMSKGRNHQGLLLEIDTLKETPLTEIKKSNFIVVLDGLTDVGNIGAIVRSAYALGAEAVVATGVKQLNLSAIVRSSSGALMDMPFLIYPNILDVLHECHQVKFRIYGATTEGIPIQKMHFAPKRLLVMGSEGNGISKKVHTKLDALISIEMKHAFDSLNVSAAAAILIHRMNYAVK; encoded by the coding sequence ATGGTAATTTATGGAAAGCAGGTATGTTTTTATGCTCTTGAGCATCATCCTGATAAGGTACAAACTGTTTATATTGCCAAAAAAGGAATACTTCCACAGATACTCTTTCATCAGTTTCACGATAAGATAAAGTTTTTAGAAGAGAAATGGGCACAGTCTATGAGCAAAGGTAGAAATCATCAAGGGCTTTTACTTGAGATTGATACCCTGAAAGAGACACCACTTACAGAGATTAAGAAGAGTAATTTTATTGTAGTACTAGATGGCTTGACAGATGTAGGGAATATTGGTGCAATTGTACGTAGTGCTTATGCACTTGGGGCAGAAGCAGTTGTGGCAACGGGCGTAAAGCAACTAAACCTCTCAGCAATTGTACGAAGTAGCTCTGGAGCATTGATGGATATGCCATTTTTGATTTATCCTAATATCCTTGATGTGTTACATGAATGTCATCAGGTTAAGTTTAGGATTTATGGTGCAACAACAGAGGGTATACCAATACAGAAGATGCATTTTGCCCCCAAAAGACTTCTTGTTATGGGAAGTGAGGGCAATGGCATCTCAAAGAAGGTACATACAAAGCTTGATGCATTAATTTCTATTGAGATGAAACATGCATTTGACTCTTTGAATGTAAGTGCAGCAGCAGCAATTTTAATACATAGGATGAATTATGCAGTTAAATGA
- a CDS encoding LL-diaminopimelate aminotransferase — MFDEIQFEKINRLPKYIFAEINEIKMKMRRDGVDIIDFSMGNPDASTPKPIIDKLCETVKRPKTHGYSASKGIYKLRLAMSNWYKRKYGVKLNPDTEVVATMGSKEGYVHLVQAITNPGDVAIVPDPTYPIHSQAFILAGANVEKMQVTFDEETFEVNEEKFFSDVNEALENSIPKPKFLVVNFPHNPSTATVTPKFYEKLVALAQEKRFYIISDIAYADITFDGYKTPSIMEVKGAKDVAVESYTLSKSYNMAGWRVGFIVGNKKLIGALQAIKSWLDYGMFTPIQVAATVALDEHGYVPDEEIIPRYRKRRDVMIEAFSHVGWVLKKPSASMFIWAKLPKVALKKDMKSMEFSKRLLQEASVAVSPGIAYGKHGDEYVRIALIENEKRIRQAARNIKRFLKTLEEEV, encoded by the coding sequence ATGTTTGATGAAATCCAGTTTGAAAAAATAAACCGTCTGCCCAAGTATATCTTTGCAGAAATCAATGAGATTAAAATGAAGATGCGCCGTGATGGTGTGGATATTATTGATTTTTCTATGGGAAATCCAGATGCTTCTACGCCAAAACCAATTATAGACAAATTATGTGAGACGGTAAAAAGACCAAAAACACATGGATATAGTGCAAGCAAGGGTATCTATAAGTTGCGTCTTGCAATGAGTAATTGGTATAAGCGGAAATATGGTGTCAAACTTAATCCTGATACGGAAGTGGTCGCAACCATGGGGAGCAAAGAGGGGTACGTACATCTTGTTCAGGCAATTACTAACCCTGGAGATGTGGCAATCGTGCCTGATCCAACTTATCCTATTCATTCACAAGCATTTATTCTGGCTGGTGCTAATGTGGAAAAGATGCAGGTGACATTTGATGAGGAGACATTTGAGGTCAATGAGGAGAAGTTTTTTTCTGATGTGAATGAAGCACTTGAAAACTCTATCCCAAAACCAAAGTTCCTTGTGGTTAACTTTCCCCATAACCCAAGTACGGCAACAGTGACACCTAAATTTTATGAAAAGCTTGTAGCTCTTGCACAAGAGAAACGTTTTTATATTATCTCTGATATTGCCTATGCAGATATTACCTTTGATGGCTATAAGACACCGTCTATTATGGAGGTGAAGGGAGCTAAAGATGTGGCAGTAGAGTCTTATACGCTCTCAAAGTCGTATAATATGGCAGGGTGGCGTGTTGGGTTTATTGTTGGAAATAAAAAGCTTATTGGTGCACTACAGGCAATCAAATCATGGTTAGATTATGGAATGTTTACTCCCATTCAGGTTGCAGCCACCGTTGCACTTGATGAGCATGGGTATGTGCCTGATGAGGAGATTATTCCTCGTTATCGTAAACGCCGCGATGTGATGATAGAGGCATTTTCTCATGTGGGATGGGTATTGAAAAAACCGAGTGCAAGTATGTTTATTTGGGCAAAACTACCCAAGGTGGCACTTAAAAAAGATATGAAATCGATGGAATTCTCTAAGCGCCTACTACAGGAAGCAAGTGTTGCGGTAAGCCCTGGTATTGCCTATGGAAAGCATGGAGATGAGTATGTGCGTATTGCACTTATTGAGAACGAAAAGCGCATTCGTCAAGCTGCACGCAATATCAAACGTTTTTTGAAAACCCTTGAAGAGGAAGTATAG
- a CDS encoding homoserine dehydrogenase — MIKIGILGVGTVGKSVAKILESNTDIIEARAGKKIAVKSGAVRNLSKRREVSIVLTDDPFEVVNDPEIDIVVELMGGVDEPYALVKKALENGKAVVTANKALLAYHRYELQEIAGDIPLMYEASTAGGIPVIGALRTGLAANHIDSIQGIMNGTCNYMLTKMIGEGAQYDEILKEAQELGYAEADPTFDVGGFDASHKLLILASIAYGIDAKPEDILIEGIENITQTDVAFAKEFGYEIKLLGIAKKVGDGVELRVHATMIPSESMIAKVDGVMNAVTVVGDCVGETMYYGPGAGGDATASAVIADIVDIVRGNQGPMLGYKKGLESGLKLLSKEQIVTQYYLRMEVDDQSGVLATITSKLGEFDISIESMLQQPIDKNGVATLLFTTHKTQENKMQKAIKALESLTVVNGSIAMMRIEK; from the coding sequence ATGATCAAGATAGGTATTTTGGGTGTTGGCACAGTCGGAAAGAGTGTTGCAAAGATACTTGAGTCCAATACCGATATTATCGAAGCACGTGCAGGTAAAAAGATTGCTGTAAAATCTGGTGCAGTTCGCAATCTTTCTAAGAGACGTGAGGTCTCCATTGTGCTTACAGATGACCCCTTTGAGGTAGTTAATGATCCTGAAATAGATATTGTCGTTGAACTAATGGGTGGTGTGGATGAGCCCTATGCATTAGTCAAAAAGGCATTAGAAAATGGTAAGGCTGTTGTGACTGCCAATAAAGCACTACTTGCCTACCATCGCTATGAATTGCAAGAAATTGCAGGCGATATCCCGCTGATGTATGAGGCAAGTACAGCAGGAGGTATCCCTGTGATTGGCGCACTTCGTACAGGACTAGCAGCTAACCATATCGATTCCATTCAGGGGATTATGAATGGTACCTGTAACTATATGCTTACTAAAATGATAGGCGAGGGTGCACAGTATGACGAAATTCTCAAAGAGGCACAAGAGCTTGGCTATGCTGAAGCTGATCCAACCTTTGATGTGGGTGGTTTCGATGCTTCTCATAAGCTACTCATTTTGGCAAGTATTGCATATGGAATTGATGCTAAGCCTGAAGATATTCTGATTGAAGGAATTGAGAATATCACTCAGACCGATGTGGCATTTGCTAAAGAGTTTGGCTATGAGATAAAACTACTTGGTATTGCCAAGAAAGTAGGTGATGGGGTAGAGCTCCGTGTGCATGCGACAATGATTCCAAGTGAAAGTATGATTGCCAAAGTTGATGGTGTGATGAATGCTGTAACGGTAGTGGGTGACTGTGTAGGCGAGACGATGTATTATGGTCCAGGTGCTGGTGGTGATGCAACAGCTTCTGCAGTGATTGCTGATATTGTAGATATTGTTCGTGGAAATCAGGGACCAATGCTTGGCTACAAAAAAGGGCTTGAGAGTGGCTTGAAATTACTTTCTAAAGAGCAGATCGTTACCCAATATTATCTACGTATGGAAGTTGATGATCAAAGTGGTGTACTAGCAACCATCACGTCTAAGCTTGGGGAGTTTGATATCTCTATTGAGTCAATGTTGCAACAGCCTATAGATAAGAATGGTGTGGCAACCTTACTCTTTACAACACACAAGACACAAGAGAATAAGATGCAAAAGGCAATCAAGGCACTTGAGTCCCTTACTGTTGTAAATGGAAGTATTGCAATGATGCGGATAGAGAAGTAG
- a CDS encoding GntR family transcriptional regulator, which translates to MIDIQKVPLKEKIASVLMQRIIDGDIVAGQKLKESHLAKEFGVSQAPVREAMILLTAQGILEYIPNVGTRVKSYSKEETIEIYEVREALELYAAQTIEKFGQLSNLKQMYHKMLEAAKKKDIHQFVEYDQFFHELLVQNRDNNLVVKLWREQYTKSSVQNIVKGFESTLEDIVKMHQPIIEAIEKKSTDAYIKAIHHHYEVIIANIKEDT; encoded by the coding sequence ATGATTGATATACAAAAAGTTCCACTCAAAGAGAAAATAGCTTCTGTACTTATGCAACGTATCATTGATGGTGACATTGTTGCAGGTCAAAAGCTTAAAGAATCACATCTTGCAAAAGAATTTGGTGTCTCTCAAGCACCAGTACGAGAAGCGATGATACTCTTAACTGCCCAAGGGATATTAGAATACATACCAAATGTTGGTACCCGTGTGAAGTCATACAGCAAAGAAGAGACTATTGAGATATATGAAGTCAGAGAAGCATTGGAACTTTATGCTGCGCAAACCATTGAGAAGTTTGGACAACTATCCAATCTAAAGCAGATGTATCACAAAATGCTAGAAGCAGCTAAGAAAAAAGATATTCATCAGTTTGTGGAGTATGATCAGTTTTTTCATGAGCTATTAGTCCAAAATAGGGACAATAACCTTGTGGTAAAACTTTGGAGAGAGCAATATACAAAATCTTCTGTACAAAATATCGTTAAAGGCTTTGAGTCTACACTAGAAGATATAGTAAAAATGCACCAGCCTATCATAGAAGCTATAGAAAAGAAATCGACAGATGCTTACATCAAAGCGATTCATCATCATTATGAAGTCATTATCGCAAATATAAAGGAGGATACATGA
- a CDS encoding nitroreductase family protein: MSARQTIIEDLLWRYTCKKYNPSKRIPKEDLDIFYEALRLSASSINSQPWRFVVIESSEARERMVKTFAEKYLFNLPHIHDASQIILFAYNPHYRREDYVKIVDKGIEDGRTKPEGREKAFSSFFFAELNTNENGFNGNWTKAQLYIALGNSLHTLARLKIDSTPLEGIDIERVNKEFAKEFDGYQCDVVLAIGYRNGKEDYNAALPKSRRKMEDIITHI; the protein is encoded by the coding sequence ATGAGTGCAAGACAGACCATCATAGAAGATTTATTATGGAGATATACATGTAAAAAATATAATCCAAGCAAGCGAATACCCAAAGAAGATCTGGATATTTTCTACGAGGCACTGCGGCTCTCTGCATCCTCCATCAACTCCCAGCCGTGGCGATTTGTAGTCATAGAGAGCAGTGAGGCAAGAGAGAGAATGGTAAAGACATTCGCAGAGAAATATCTGTTTAACTTGCCCCATATTCATGATGCTTCACAGATCATTCTATTTGCATACAATCCCCACTACAGACGAGAGGATTATGTCAAGATTGTAGATAAAGGTATTGAAGACGGCCGCACCAAACCAGAGGGGAGAGAAAAAGCCTTTAGCAGTTTTTTCTTTGCAGAGCTTAACACTAATGAAAATGGCTTTAATGGGAACTGGACCAAAGCACAACTCTATATCGCTCTGGGAAATTCCCTGCATACGCTGGCACGCCTTAAAATCGATTCTACGCCACTCGAAGGGATCGATATAGAGCGTGTCAATAAGGAATTTGCCAAAGAGTTCGATGGCTATCAGTGTGATGTTGTATTGGCAATTGGATACCGAAATGGAAAAGAGGACTATAACGCTGCACTTCCAAAATCACGCAGAAAAATGGAAGATATTATTACACACATATAA
- a CDS encoding NAD(P)H-dependent oxidoreductase, with the protein MNILVVTGGYSIFDAKGQLNGFLAHLTEKNLSAKGHKVKFSDTTRENYNVNREVDKLLWADTVIYITPIMWFNMPAPMVEWLDKVLLYEKTFVITEEYGEGGLIPAENFMIVATSNMKNSDLGKGYVMKDTLHIDGVLQPLIMTNNYLSIRNQISTFHAGDVIAGDTSWIEGAYIKHLDEHFK; encoded by the coding sequence ATGAATATACTCGTAGTAACAGGTGGATACTCCATCTTTGATGCAAAAGGACAACTCAACGGATTTTTAGCACATTTAACAGAGAAAAATTTAAGTGCCAAAGGGCATAAGGTTAAATTTTCGGATACCACCAGAGAGAATTATAATGTCAACCGAGAGGTGGACAAACTGCTTTGGGCAGATACCGTTATATATATTACACCAATCATGTGGTTCAATATGCCAGCCCCTATGGTGGAGTGGTTGGACAAAGTACTCTTGTATGAAAAGACCTTTGTTATTACCGAAGAATATGGAGAGGGTGGGCTGATACCGGCAGAGAACTTTATGATAGTAGCCACATCCAATATGAAAAACTCGGATCTGGGCAAAGGATATGTTATGAAAGATACCCTCCATATAGATGGGGTACTGCAACCGCTTATCATGACAAATAATTATCTGAGTATCCGTAACCAGATATCAACCTTTCATGCAGGTGATGTGATAGCTGGCGACACCTCATGGATAGAGGGTGCCTACATAAAGCATCTAGATGAGCATTTTAAGTAG